In Chlamydomonas reinhardtii strain CC-503 cw92 mt+ chromosome 16, whole genome shotgun sequence, a single window of DNA contains:
- a CDS encoding ribosomal protein S30, whose translation MGKVHGSLARAGKVRGQTPKVPKQEKKKRPRGRAMKRMKYNRRFVNVVVGFGKKRGPNSNPA comes from the exons ATGG GCAAGGTCCACGGTTCCCTCGCCCGTGCCGGTAAGGTGCGCGGCCAGACCCCCAAGGTCCCCAAGCAGGAGAAGAAGAAGCGCCCGCGGGGCCGTGCCATGAAGCGCATGAAGTACAACCGCCGCTTCGTCAACGTCG TGGTGGGCTTCGGCAAGAAGCGCGGTCCCAACTCCAACCCCGCCTAA